A genomic stretch from Tamandua tetradactyla isolate mTamTet1 chromosome 15, mTamTet1.pri, whole genome shotgun sequence includes:
- the LOC143657799 gene encoding olfactory receptor 14I1-like, whose protein sequence is MSYDRYVAICHPLHYGLTITPRVCIQAAGSSWSSGLVYSAIHTSIMFRLPFTKSNVIHQYFCDIPQILRISSSEVQFSEFMALTISTCAVLICSAFLLKSYIDIFSTVLKMRSVEARNKALSTCTPQLTILVLFIISLMTAAFGPIANQASLSNLLMTMFYTVIPPFINPIIYSLRNREINTALGRMFHILIF, encoded by the coding sequence atgtcctatgaccgctatgttgcTATTTGCCACCCTCTGCACTATGGGCTCACCATCACCCCACGTGTGTGCATACAGGCAGCTGGTAGCTCATGGTCAAGTGGGCTGGTCTATTCTGCCATCCACACAAGTATCATGTTTAGGCTTCCTTTCACAAAGTCCAATGTGATCCATCAATATTTCTGTGATATCCCTCAAATTTTGAGGATCTCCTCTTCAGAAGTTCAGTTTTCAGAATTTATGGCCTTAACTATAAGCACTTGTGCTGTCTTAATATGTTCTGCCTTTTTGTTGAAGTCctatattgatatattttcaaCGGTGCTTAAGATGCGTTCCGTGGAAGCACGTAACAAAGCCTTATCCACCTGTACCCCACAGTTGACAATTCTAGTCTTGTTTATAATTTCTTTGATGACTGCTGCATTTGGTCCCATCGCAAATCAAGCATCTCTTAGTAATCTTCTAATGACCATGTTCTATACGGTGATTCCCCCTTTCATAAACCCCATCATCTATAGTTTGCGGAACAGAGAAATTAACACAGCACTAGGCAGAATGTTccacattttgatattttga